The Pseudonocardia broussonetiae DNA segment GGCGCGCTTCGCGGCGTAGAGCGCGGTGTCGGCCACCTGCAGCAGGTCGCGCAGCTCCCGCCCGTCGTCGGGGTAGAGCGCGCAGCCGACCGACGCGCTGAGCCCGGCCACGGTGAGCGGGCCGTCGGCGGTGGGCATCTCGACGCGCAGCGCGGCGATCCGGCTGCGGATCCGCTCGGCGACGGTCTGCAGCTCACCGCCGCCCGTGCCGGGCTCCCCCAGCGCGCCGAGCAGCACGACGAACTCCTCGCCGCCGAAGCGCCCGACGAGGTCGCGGTCGCGGACCTCGGCGTTGAGCGCGTCGGCGACGGCGGCCAGCACGCGGTCGCCCGCGAGGTGGCCGTGGGTGTCGTTGACGGCCTTGAAGTGGTCGAGGTCGATCACCAGCACCGCGCGCGGCCCGGAGCGCCGCTCGGCCCGGCGCAGCTCGCGCTCGGCCTGGGTGTGCCAGGCGGCGGCGTTGAGCAGGCCGGTCTTGCCGTCGGTGTTGGCCGCGACCTCGAGCTGCCGCACGAGCACGGCCCGGTGCAGCACGAGCAGCGGCGGGAAGATGAACGCCACGAGCCACGGGTTGATCGCGATCGCGGCGGCCGCGAGCGCGCCCAGGCAGAGCGTGGCGATCTCGAGCAGGTTCTCGTCCCACTCCCCCACGATCGACGCGACGTCGGTCTGCGGGGAGTTGACGGCGATGACGCCGGCCACCAGCGCCGTGTTGACGGTGAGGAACACCAGCACGCCGAGCGCCAGGACGTAGACGTCACCGCGGTCGCCCGTGCCGTCGGCGGCGACCGCCGACATGACCCCGGACGCGGACATGCAGGACAGGACCACGGTCGCCGAGCTGAAGACGTGCTTGAACAGCGGGTTGCGGGGCCGCGCCGACCGCAGCCACAGGTGCAGGTGCACGACGACCGCGACCAGCGCCGCCCAGACCGGTGGCAGCAGCACGGTGGCGGCGAAGAACCACACCGAGCTCAGGTTGACGTGGACCTCGCCGTTGACGCGCCGGCGCACCCGCTCGACCCCGTGCGCGATCTCGGTGTGCAGGAGCCCGAAGACGACGAGCAGGACCACGTCGCGGATCGTGCGGGAATCCGGCCCGGGCTCTCCGACGGCGAGCACGAGCACGAGCGCGACGGCGGTGATCTCGACCGTGAGAACGGCGGCCATCAATCGCGCGGGCAGGTTCCAGATGGCCCAGCCCGCGACGAATCCCGGTAGGCCCGAGCCCGGCCCGGCACCCGCCGTGCTCCGGCCAGGACTCATCGGTCTCCTTGATCACCCGTGCGTGCCCCCCGACGCTAGCCGAGACGCAGGCACCGCGTCATCCCCGGTCACGAGCTGGTTCCGAACCGTTCCGTTCGCCGTAGCAAGACGCGATCCTTGTTAGGCCGAACAGCCTAAGAACATCGGTCGTCTGCAGTCCTTGCGGTCCATCCTGACCGCTCACGGCACGCCGTCGGCGACGCTGATCCCGTGCGCAGGGATCACCGGGTCGATCGTCGCACACGGGGAGGGGAGGCGCGCGTCATCGCCGGTGCCGGCCGCGGGACACCGGGCCGGGCACGCACGGCGGCCCGCACACCCCTGCGCGTGAACTGCGGAAATGGCGTTCCGCGATCGCGAAACGGACTATTCGACTGATCCAGGAAGGAGGGACGGAATGAGCAAGGACTGGAACTGAACGGCGACCCCCGGACGCGACGACGAGAGGAGCACGCCGTGAGCAAGGACTGGAACTGAGAACCGCCCGCCCCGCCCCCACGCCCCGGAGGGAGCCACCGGTGAGCAAGGACTGGAACTGACCGTCCCCACCACCCGCCCGCACCAGAGGAAGGAGCGCTACGTGAGCAAGGACTGGAACTGATCACCCCGACCGCCGCCCGCACCCACGAGAGGAGCAGCCAGTGAGCAAGGACTGGAACTGACGACCCGCACCCCGCCCCGACCAGAGGAAGGACGAGCCAGTGAGCAAGGACTGGAACTGATCACCCCGACCCCCGCCCGCACCCACGAGAGGAGCACGTCGTGAGCAAGGACTGGAACTGACCGCAAGCACCCCGACGAGAGGAACGCCGTGAGCAAGGACGGGAACTGAGGCGTCAGGTCGTGACCGGCAGGGGTCGCATGGCTTGGTCGTCCGCCGAGGCGGACCGCCACGCCAGCGCCCCGCCGAGCGCCACGACCACACCCGCGGCCGCGCACAGGGCGACGGCCGTGGACGGGGTCGTGAGGTCGGCGAGCACCCCGCCGGCCAGCACCGCCACACCCTGGCCCGCGACGATGCCGGACGCAGCGACGCCGATGGCGCGTCCGCGGATCGCGGCCGGGGTGGCCCGGACGAACGACGCCTGGGCCTGCATGACGTACGCGGTCGACGCCATCCCGGACACGCCCCAGAGCAGCAGCGCGACCGGGACGGGCGGGACCAGCGCCGTGAACAGCAGGGGCAGCCCGGCGGCGACGGCGAGCACGCCGATCAGGCGCGCGCGCCGGTCCGGCGGCACGAACCGCACGAACAGCCAGGCCCCGAGCACGCTGCCGAGCGGGTCGGCGGCCATCAGCAGCCCGACGACGGCCGGACCGGCGCCGATCTGGTCGGCGTACGGCGCGGCCAGCGCCTCGGGCACGACGTACAGGCCGACCATCCACACGAGCAGCACCAGGGCGCGGCGCCGCCGGTCGGTGGCGACGTCGACGACGCCGGCGAGCAGGTCGCGCCCGGGCGAGCGCGGTGCGGCGTCGGCGCGGGGCCGCCGGACCAGCCCGAGGCGGAACAGGAGCCCGGCCACCAGGAACGTGACCGCGTCCAGCAGCAGCGCCGACGACGGGCTGACCGCCGCCACCAGCAGCCCCCCGGCCGCGAACCCGACGACCTGGGCGGTCTGGCCGGTGATCTGGGAGACGGCGAGGCCGCGCTCGTAGAGGTCGCCGGGCAGGAGCTCGGGCAGCAGGGCGCCGCGCGCCGCGGTGTGCGGCGCCCCCAGCAGCACCACGACGACGAGCAGCGCGCACAGCACCGCGAGCGGGATCTGCGGGATCGCCATCACCGCGACGAGCCCGGCCCGCACGACGTCGGTGACGACGAGGACCTCGCGGCGCGGGAAGCGGTCGGCGAGCCCGGAGAGCAGGACGCCGCCGACGATCGCCGGCAGGAACGTCAGCGCGTAGGTGGCCGCGGCCCACGCCGCCGACCCGGTGCGCCCGTAGACGAGGACGGCGAGCGCCACCCGCGCGAGCTGGTCGCCGCCCACCGAGAGCAGGTCCGCGATCCACACGGTGCGGTACTCCCGCACCGCGAAGACCTGCCCGAGTGCCCTGTCCGCCATCCGGTTCCCCCCGCCCCGACCGAGAGTAGGCACGTGTGCGCTCCGCGTCACGCCGAACGGGTCAGGTGGTGCCCGCCGTGGGGGTCAGCAGGTCGGCGACGTGCGCGATCTCGTTGACCGTCCGCACCAGCCTGCGCCCGTCGCGGGTGGCCACGACGCGGCTGATCCCGGTGTAGTCGAGCGGGAAGGCGAGCGGCCGGTCGATGCCGAGCAGGTGCGCCAGGAAGCAGTTGACGACGCCCGCGTGCGCGACGACCACGACTGTGCCGCGCCCCGGGTGGTCGGCGACGATCCGCTCCAGCGCGTCGGTGACGCGCCCGGTGAACGCCGGGACGTCGACGCCCTCGGGCAGCAGCCCGGCCACGATCCGCGCCCAGCCCGCGGGGTCGGCGACCGGCATCTCGTGCACCGGGACGTAGTGCGGGGAGTCGGCGTCGTACTCGCGCAGGTCGTGGACCACCACCGGGTCGACGCCCAGCGCGGCGGCCAGCGGCGCCGCCGTGGCGCGCGCGCGGGCCATCGGGCTGACATAGAGCGCCTCCACGGCGTCGCCGGACACCGCGTCGACGACGCGGCGGGCCTGCGCCTCGCCGTGGGCCGTGAGCGGCGGGTCGGCCGTTCCGGCGCCCGCGGCACCGTCGACGCGCTCGGGCAGGGCGTGCCGGACCAGGACGAGCTGCACCGTCAGGCTGCGGGGTCGTCGGCGGGCACGTGCGCGCCGTGGCCCGCGTCGCGCAGGGCGGCGCGCAGCGCGTCGCGGTGCCCGTCCTGCTCGGCCGCGTCGACCGAGGAGGCGGCGTTCGCGAAGTCGAAGGCGGCCATGTCGGCGGCGGGGAACACGTGCAGGTGCAGGTGGGGCACCTCGAACCCGGCGACGAGCAGCCCGACGCGCGGCGGGTCGTACACGGTCCGCACGGCCTCGCCGATCGCGTGCGCCACGGTCGTGAGGTGCGCGAGCAGGGCGGCGTCGGCGTCGACCCAGTGGTCGACCTCGGCCCGCGGCACGACCAGCACGTGCCCGGGGGCGAGCGGGTTGATCGAGAGGAAGCCGACGGCGAGGTCGTCGGCCCAGACGAACCGGCCGGGCAGGTCGCCGTCGATGATCTTCGTGAACACGGTGGTCATAGACCCGACACCCTAGCCGCGCCGCGGTTAGGGTCCCGGCCATGGCCAGAACCGTCGCGACGAACACGACCGTCGACCGCGGGGAGCTGCTGGAGTTCCTGCGACCCCGCCACCACGTGATCCTGCTGACACCGCGCTCCGACGGCGGCTGGCAGGGCTCCCCCGTCACCTCGGGCGTCGACGCCGAGGGCCGGATCGTGATCGCGACCTACCCGGAGCGCGCCAAGTCGCGCAACGTCGCCCGGCACGGGAGGGCGTCGGTGGTGGTGCTGTCCGAGGACTTCGACGGGGCGTGGGTGCAGGTGGACGGGGACGCCGAGCTGCTCGAACTGCCCGACGCCGTGGAGCCGCTCGTGGAGTACTTCCGGTCGATCTCGGGCGAGCACCCCGACTGGGACGAGTACCGGCGCGCGATGACCGACCAGGGCAAGGCGCTCATCCGGATCACCCCCACGCGGTGGAGCCCGATCGCGACCGGAGGGTTCCCCGCGCGGCTCGCGTGACGCGGACCGTCGGACCGCCCCGGTAGCCTCTCGCCGTTGTCCGAACCGAGCGATTGCGAGAACAGCATGCGGCCGTGGCCGGGTCACGCCTATCCCCTGGGTGCCACCTACGACGGCGCCGGCACGAACTTCGCCCTCTTCTCCGAGGTCGCGGAGAAGGTCGAGCTCTGCCTGTTCGACGAGGACGGCGACGAGAAGCGCGTCCCGCTCACCGAGGTCGACGGCTTCGTCTGGCACGGGTACCTCCCCACCGTCGAGCCGGGGCAGCGCTACGGCTTCCGCGTGCACGGCCCGCACGACCCGGGCCAGGGCCTGCGGTGCAACCCGCACAAGCTGCTCATCGACCCCTACGCCAAGGCCCTCGACGGCCCGGTCAAGTGGGACGAGGCCGTGTTCGGCTACCAGTTCTCCGACCCCGACACCCGCAACGACGCCGATTCGGCGCCGTTCGTGCCCAAGTCCGTCGTCGTCAACCCGTTCTTCGACTGGGGCTCCGACCGCCCGCCGAAGATCCCGTACAACGAGTCGGTCATCTACGAGGCGCACGTCCGCGGCCTCACGATCGCCCACCCCGACATCCCCGAGCCCCTGCGCGGCACCTACACGGGCCTCGCGCACCCGGCGATGATCGAGCACCTGAAGAACCTGGGCGTCACGGCCGTCGAGCTCATGCCGGTGCACGAGTTCCTCAACGACCACCACCTGCAGGAGAAGGGCCTCTCCAACTACTGGGGCTACAACACCGTCGCGTTCCTCGCGCCGCACCACGCCTACGCCATGGGCAACAACCGCCCCGGCAACCAGGTGCAGGAGTTCAAGGCGATGGTCCGCGACCTGCACGACGCGGGCATCGAGGTGATCCTCGACGTGGTCTACAACCACACCGCCGAGGGCAACGACATGGGCCCGACGCTGTCCATGCGCGGCATCGACAACCACGCGTACTACCGCGTGGTCGAGGACGACCAGCGCTACTACATGGACTACACGGGCACCGGCAACTCGCTCAACGTCCGCAACCCGCACACCCTGCAGCTGATCATGGACTCGCTGCGGTACTGGGTCACCGAGATGCACGTCGACGGCTTCCGGTTCGACCTCGCGTCCACCCTGGCCCGCGAGTTCTACGACGTCGACCGGCTGTCGGTCTTCTTCGACCTCGTGCAGCAGGACCCGGTGATCAGCCAGGCCAAGCTCATCGCCGAGCCGTGGGACGTCGGCCCCGGCGGCTACCAGGTCGGCAACTTCCCGCCGCTGTGGACGGAGTGGAACGGCAAGTACCGCGACACGGTCCGTGACTTCTGGCGCGGCGAGCCCGGCACGCTCGGCGAGTTCGCCCAGCGCCTCACCGGCAGCTCCGACCTCTACCAGAACGACGGCCGGCGCCCGTTCGCCTCGATCAACTTCGTCACCGCGCACGACGGCTTCACCCTCAACGACCTCGTGTCCTACAACGAGAAGCACAACGAGGCCAACGGCGAGGACAACAACGACGGCGAGAGCCACAACCGCTCCTGGAACTGCGGCGTCGAGGGCCCCACCGACGACGAGGCCGTCCTCGAGCTCCGCGCCCGCCAGCAGCGCAACATCATCGCCACGATGCTCATCAGCCAGGGCGTGCCGATGCTGCTGCACGGCGACGAGCTCGGCCGCACGCAGAACGGCAACAACAACGTCTACTGCCAGGACAGCGAGATCGCCTGGGTCGACTGGTCGCTGGCGGGCAAGAACGCGCCGCTGATCGGCTTCACCGCCGGCATGGTGGCGCTGCGCCACGCGCACCCGGTGTTCCGGCGCCGCCGCTTCTTCGCCGGGCGCCCGATCGGCCCGCGCCGCCGCGCCGACGCCGCGGCCGCCCTGCCCGACATCGCCTGGTTCACCCCCACCGGCGAGGAGATGACCGAGCAGGACTGGGACTCCGGGTTCGGCAAGTGCGTCACGGTCTTCCTCAACGGCGAGGGCATCTTCGACGTCGACGCGCGCGGCGAGCGGGTCGTCGACGACTCGTTCGTGATCGCCCTCAACGCCCACTACGAGGACATCGACGTCGTGCTGCCCGGTTCCCGGTACGGGTCGCGCTGGGCGGTCGTCGTCGACACCACGACCGGGATCGTCACCACGCTGGCCACCGCGCCGGGCATGGCGGCGGCCGAGCCCGACACGGTCGGCGCGGGCGACACGTTCACCGTCACGGCCCGCTCGCTCGTCGTCTTCCAGCGCACCGAGGGGCCGTGACCGGTCTCCGGCACTAGGGCGCGAACCCGGCGTCCGGCGCCACCACCACGTCCAGGACGAGGGGGGTGCGCCGGGCGGCGAGACCGGGCACCTCGGCGTCGAGGACCGCGAGCAGGTCGTCGTGGTCCTCGACCCGCCGGGCCGGGCAGCCCAGCGACTCCGCCAGACCGGAGACGCTGACCTCGTCGAACGCCGGCCACGGGGCCCGGCCGCCGCCGTGCTGCTCGGCGAGGCGGTCCATCACCGCGTACCGGCCGTTGGCGAGCACGACGACGAGCACACCGACGCCGTAGTGCGCGGCGCTCCACAGGGCCTGGATCCCGTAGAGCGAGGACCCGTCCCCCACCACGGCGACGACGGGCGTTCCCGGCCGCCCCATCCGCACGCCGACCGCCGCGGGCAGCGCGAACCCGAGCCCGCCCATCGCGGCGCTGAGGAACCCCAGCGGGCGCCGGGCGGGCAGCAGCCGGTGCAGGTCGGGGCGGCTCGACGGCGTCTCCTCCACCACCACCGACTCCGCGGGCAGGCGGGCGGCGAGCGCGGCGAGCACGTGGGCCGCGCGCAGCGGCTCCCCCGGCCCCGGGGCCGCCGGGCCCGTGCGGTCCGGGGTCGTGACCGCCGTGCCCGGACGCGCCGCCACGGCGTCGGCCAGGGCCCGGCACACCGCGGCGGGCGGGGCGAGCAGGGCGAGGTCGGCGGCGCTGTGGTGGGCGTCCTCGGCGTCGTCGGTGACCAGGGCGACCCGGGTGCCCGGCTCCACCAGCGGGCCCGGCTCGTAGGGGTACTGGCGGAACACCGGCGCCCCCACGGCGAGCACCAGGTCGTGCCCGGCCAGGGCGGCGCGCAGCCGGGCGCGCCCCGCGGGGAGGTGCCCGGCGAACCGCGGGTGGTCCTGCGGGAAGCCCGCCCGCGCGGCGAACGGCTCCTGCCACACCGGGCAGCCCAGGCAGTCGACCAGAGCGACCAGCGCCGCCCAGGTGTCGGGGTGGTCGGCGTCGGAGCCCACCACCAGCGCGGGCGCGGCCGCCGCGTCGACCAGCGCGGCCAGCTCGGCCACCGCGGCCGGGTCGGCGGCCGCGGCGTGTCGCAGGACCGCGGGAGCGGGGCGCTCGTCGTCGTCGGCGGGGGCGGACCAGTCGTCGCTCGGCACCACCACCAGCGCCGGGCCGCGGCCGGTCACCGCCTCGTGCCGGGCCCGCACGACCATCCCGGGGACGTCCTGGGGGCGCTCGGGGCGCCCGACCCACACCGGGTAGCTGCCGGCCAGTCCGTCGAGGTCGCCGGCGAGGAACGGCCGGTACGCGAGGTGGCGGCGGTCCTGCTGGCCGACGAGCACGACCAGCGGCACCCGGTTGACCCGGGCCGTCGCGAGCGCGCCGACCGCGTTGCCCAGCCCGGCCGTGGTGTGCAGGACGGCGAGCGCGGGCCGGTCGCGCGCGGTGGCGTAGCCGGTGGCCATGCCGACCACCGAGCCCTCGTGCAGGGCGAGCACGAACTCCAGGTCCGGCGGCAGGCCGGTGAGCAGCGCGATCTCCGTCGACCCGGGGTTGGCGAAGACGGTGGTGAGGTCGTGGCGGCGCAGGGCGTCGAAGGTCGCGTCGCGGACGGTGCGCGTCACGCCTGCGCCCTCCGCCCGCCGCCGACGACCACCGCGACCGCGAGGGCGCCCACCGCGGCCACGCCGGCGAAGATGTAGAAGCCCCACGGGTAGGCGACCCCGGCCGTCAGCAGCGCGCCGCCGATCAGCGGGCCCGCGATCGCGCCGATCCGGCCCACCCCGCTGACGCTGCCCAGCGCCGTGCCGCGCACCGCGGCCGGGTAGTGCTGGCCGACGAAGGCGTAGCAGAGCACCTGCGCGCTGAACACGAAGATGCCGGCCAGCAGCACGCTGACGTAGACCCCGATCCCGGGCAGCCGGATGCTCAGCAGGGCCAGGAACAGCGCGCCGAGCGCGAACCAGGTGATCGTGGCGAGGCGGGTGCCGATGCGGTCGGCCACGCGGCCGGCGACGAGCAGGCCGATCACCGCACCCGCGTTGAGCGTGAGCAGCAGGGCGAGCGAGGCGTTGAGCTCGTAGCCCGCGGAGATCATGATCTGCGGCAGCCAGGTGTTGAGCCCGTAGACGAGCAGCAGGCCCATGACCGAGGTGACCCAGAAGGCGAGCGTGGCGCGCAGGTAGCCGTCGCGGAACAGCGCCCGGACGGGGTCGGCCGGGGCCGGGGCATCCGGGGCGGCCCGCCCGGGCTCGCGGGCCCGCAGGAAGTCGACCGACTCGGGCAGGAACCGCCACAGCAGCGGCACGAGCACGAGCGCCGGTAGCGCGCCGATCACGAACATCGCGGGCCAGCCCAGCGTCGGGATCACGGCGATCCCGAGCAGCGCCGTGGCGACCGCGCCCACGTGGTAGCCGGTCATGAGGACCGTCGTCGCGCTGCCCGAACCGCCGGGCGGTGCGTACTCGGTGACCATCGCCAGCGCCACCGGCAGCACCCCGCCGAGACCGAGGCCGGCGAGGAAGCGCAGCAGCCCGAACACCTCCGGGCCCGGCGCGAACGCGCAGGCCAGCGTCAGCACCGAGAACCCGACGACGGTGAGCAGCATCGTGCGCCGCCGCCCGATGACGTCGGCGACCGGCCCGATCGCCAGCGCCCCCACCATGATCCCCAGCAGGCCGACGACCGAGATCAGCGCGCCGGAGTTGGGGTCGAGCCCCCAGTCGCTCTTCAGCAGGGCCGGCAGCACCGCCCCGAGGACGACGATGTCGTACCCCTCGAGGGCGACCGCCGCCCAGCAGAGGGGGCGCACCCACCCCGCTCCGACCTGCGACCGCGCTACCGACTCCGTTGTCATGGCCGGGGAGTCTGACTCCGCCCGCTCTTGCCGGTCAGGGGCAGTTCCCACTCAGTGGAGAGCGCGCGAGATCGCGCCGGCCGCCATCCGCACCGCGGGCACGAGCAGCGTGAGGTTCTCGGTGTCGCTGGGCACCACGACCGAGATGCCGGCCAGCACCTCCCCCGACGGCCCGACGACCGGCGCGGCCACCGACGCCGCCCCGTCCGTCATCTCCTCGCGCGAGAGGCAGGAGCCGGTGCGCCGGATCTCGGCCAGCGCGGCGGCCAGGCGCGCCGGGTCGGTGATCGTGCCCGACGCGACGCGCGGGAGCCCGGTGGCCAGCACCGCGTCCAGCACCTCCGCGGGGGCGTGGGCGAGCAGGACCTTCCCCGGTCCGCTGGCGTGCAGCGGCAGGCGCTTGCCCACCTGCGAGCGCAGCGCGAGCGGCGCGTGCCCGGCCAGCCGCTCCAGGAACAGGGCGTGCTCGCCGTCGAGGACGACCAGGTGCACCGGGTGCCCGGTGACGGCGCACAGCTCCTGCAGCACGGGCAGCGCGGCGTCGCGCAGCCCCCGCGCGACGGGCGCGAGCGACCCGACCTCCCACAGCCGCATCCCGACCCGGTAGCGCCCGCGGCCCACCTTCTCCAGCGCGCCCCACCCGACGAGCTCCGCCACCAGCCGGTACGCGGTGGCCGAGGGCAGCCCGGACGCCTGCGCGATCGCGGCGAGGGTCTGCTCGGGGCGGTCCGGGGCGAACGTGCCGAGGACGGCCAGGCCCCGGCCCAGCACCGAGCGCGTGGCGGGGCTCACGCGGACCGAGGGTAGGGCCCGCTCGCCCGGCCGGGAACGGGGTCGTCGGATAGGTTCTCGCGCGTGCCAGATGCTCGGAGAACCGTGGCCCCGTCGTCCACCTACCGGCTGCAGTTCTCGAAGGACACCACCTTCGACGATGCCGTCGGCCTGGTCCCCTACCTCGACGCCCTCGGCGTCGGAGCCCTCTACGCCTCCCCGCTGCTGGAGTCCGGCGCGGGCTCGAACCACGGCTACGACGTCGTCGACCCGACCCGCGTCTCGGCCGAGCGCGGCGGCGAGGAGGGCAGGCGACGGCTCGTCGACGCCGTGCGCGCGGCCGGCCTCGGGTTCGTCCTGGACATCGTGCCCAACCACGTGGGAGTGGAGAACGCGAAGGCCAACCCGTGGTGGTGGGACGTGCTGCGGCTGGGCCGGGAGTCCGAGCACGCCGGAACGTTCGACATCGACTGGGACGCGGGCCCGATCCTGCTCCCGATCCTGGGCGACGACTCGGTCGACGACCTCACCGACGTCGACGGCGAGCTGCGCTACTACGAGCACGCCTTCCCGATCGCCCCCGGCACGGGCGAGGGCACCCCGCAGGAGGTGCACGAGCGCCAGCACTACCGGCTCGTGCACTGGAAGCGCGGCGCCGCCGAGCTCACCTACCGCCGCTTCTTCGACGTCTCCACGCTCGCCGCCGTGCGCGTCGAGGTCCCGGAGATCTTCGAGAAGACCCACCGCGAGGTGCTGCGCTGGGTCGAGGCGGGCGACGTCGACGGCATCCGCGTCGACCACCCCGACGGCCTGGCCGAACCCGGCACCTACATGCGGCTCCTGCGCGCGGCCATCGGGCCCGACCGGTGGCTGCTGGTCGAGAAGATCCTCGGCGTCGGCGAGGACCTGCCGGCGTCCTGGCCGGTCGACGGCACCTCCGGCTACGAGGCGCTGCGCGAGGTGCAGGGGCTGTTCGTCGACCCCGACGGCGCCGGCCTGCTCACCCAGCTCGCCGCCGAGCACACCGGCGGGAAGCAGAGCCTGCACGCCGCCGAGCACGACGCCCGCCGCGAGGTGGCCGGCACGATCCTGGCCGCCGAGGTGCGCCGGATCGCGGCGACCGCCGCCCGTGCGTGGCAAACCGGGCCAGAGCCACGTTTTGCGCTCACGAGCGTCGAAGACGCCGTCGCCGAGCTGCTCTGCGGGTTCCCGGTCTACCGCTCCTACCTGCCCGAGGGCCGCGACGCGCTCGACACCGCCGTCTCGGTGGCCCGCACGCACCGCCCCGACCTGGCCGAGGTCCTGGAGGCGATCCGCACCACGATGCTCGCCGAGCCGGGCGCCGAGCTCGCCACCCGCGTCCAGCAGACCTCCGGCATGGTCATGGCCAAGGGCGTCGAGGACACCGCGTTCTACCGCTGGAACCGGTTCGTCGCGCTCAACGAGGTCGGCGGCGACCCGGCCCGCTTCGGGGTCTCCCCCCGCGAGTTCCACACCGCGCTCGCCGTCCGCGAGGCCTCCTGGCCCGCCACGATGACCACCCTGTCGACGCACGACGCCAAGCGCTCCGAGGACGTCCGCGCGCGCCTGGCCGTGCTCGCCGAGATCCCCGGCGAGTGGGCCGACAGGTTCCGCCGCTGGTCCGCGGCCCACCCGCTGCCCGACCGCTCGCTGGACCTGCTGGCCTGGCAGAACCTGGTCGGCGCCTGGCCCATCTCGGTCGAGCGGATGGCGGCCTACCTGGGCAAGGCGTCGAAGGAGGCCAAGCTCGTCACCAGCCACGTCGAGGCCGTCGCCGAGGTCGACGAGGCGGTCGCCGCGTGGCCCGCGGCCGTGATGGGCGACGCCGCGCTCGTCGCCGAGATCGAGGAGTTCGTCGGGCGGATCTCCGGGCCGGGCCGGGTCAACTCGCTGGGGCAGAAGCTGCTGCAGATCGCCGCGCCCGGCGTGCCGGACGTGTACCAGGGCACGGAGCTGTTCGAGTACTCGCTCGTCGACCCCGACAACCGCCGCCCGATCGACTGGGACGTGCGCCGGGACCTGCTGGCCCGGCTCGACGGGGGCTGGCTGCCCGACGTCGACGCCGAGGGGGCGGCGAAGCTGCTCGTGACGATCGCCGCGCTGCGGCTGCGGCGCCGTCGCCCCGGGCTGTTCGACGGCTACCGCACCGTGCCCGCGCAGGGTCCCGCCGCCGGGCACGCGGTCGCGTTCTCGCGCTCGTCGTCGCTGGTGGCCGTGGCGACGCGGCTGCCGGTCGGGCTCGCCGAGCGCGGCGGCTGGGGCGACACCGTCCTCCCGCTGCCCGACGCGGCCACCGACTGGCACGACGTCGTCAGCGGCACCGCCGTCGACGGCTCGGCACCCGCGCTGGGCACGCT contains these protein-coding regions:
- a CDS encoding thiamine pyrophosphate-dependent enzyme, whose product is MTRTVRDATFDALRRHDLTTVFANPGSTEIALLTGLPPDLEFVLALHEGSVVGMATGYATARDRPALAVLHTTAGLGNAVGALATARVNRVPLVVLVGQQDRRHLAYRPFLAGDLDGLAGSYPVWVGRPERPQDVPGMVVRARHEAVTGRGPALVVVPSDDWSAPADDDERPAPAVLRHAAAADPAAVAELAALVDAAAAPALVVGSDADHPDTWAALVALVDCLGCPVWQEPFAARAGFPQDHPRFAGHLPAGRARLRAALAGHDLVLAVGAPVFRQYPYEPGPLVEPGTRVALVTDDAEDAHHSAADLALLAPPAAVCRALADAVAARPGTAVTTPDRTGPAAPGPGEPLRAAHVLAALAARLPAESVVVEETPSSRPDLHRLLPARRPLGFLSAAMGGLGFALPAAVGVRMGRPGTPVVAVVGDGSSLYGIQALWSAAHYGVGVLVVVLANGRYAVMDRLAEQHGGGRAPWPAFDEVSVSGLAESLGCPARRVEDHDDLLAVLDAEVPGLAARRTPLVLDVVVAPDAGFAP
- a CDS encoding MFS transporter, with product MTTESVARSQVGAGWVRPLCWAAVALEGYDIVVLGAVLPALLKSDWGLDPNSGALISVVGLLGIMVGALAIGPVADVIGRRRTMLLTVVGFSVLTLACAFAPGPEVFGLLRFLAGLGLGGVLPVALAMVTEYAPPGGSGSATTVLMTGYHVGAVATALLGIAVIPTLGWPAMFVIGALPALVLVPLLWRFLPESVDFLRAREPGRAAPDAPAPADPVRALFRDGYLRATLAFWVTSVMGLLLVYGLNTWLPQIMISAGYELNASLALLLTLNAGAVIGLLVAGRVADRIGTRLATITWFALGALFLALLSIRLPGIGVYVSVLLAGIFVFSAQVLCYAFVGQHYPAAVRGTALGSVSGVGRIGAIAGPLIGGALLTAGVAYPWGFYIFAGVAAVGALAVAVVVGGGRRAQA
- a CDS encoding IclR family transcriptional regulator, with product MSPATRSVLGRGLAVLGTFAPDRPEQTLAAIAQASGLPSATAYRLVAELVGWGALEKVGRGRYRVGMRLWEVGSLAPVARGLRDAALPVLQELCAVTGHPVHLVVLDGEHALFLERLAGHAPLALRSQVGKRLPLHASGPGKVLLAHAPAEVLDAVLATGLPRVASGTITDPARLAAALAEIRRTGSCLSREEMTDGAASVAAPVVGPSGEVLAGISVVVPSDTENLTLLVPAVRMAAGAISRALH
- the treY gene encoding malto-oligosyltrehalose synthase; this translates as MAPSSTYRLQFSKDTTFDDAVGLVPYLDALGVGALYASPLLESGAGSNHGYDVVDPTRVSAERGGEEGRRRLVDAVRAAGLGFVLDIVPNHVGVENAKANPWWWDVLRLGRESEHAGTFDIDWDAGPILLPILGDDSVDDLTDVDGELRYYEHAFPIAPGTGEGTPQEVHERQHYRLVHWKRGAAELTYRRFFDVSTLAAVRVEVPEIFEKTHREVLRWVEAGDVDGIRVDHPDGLAEPGTYMRLLRAAIGPDRWLLVEKILGVGEDLPASWPVDGTSGYEALREVQGLFVDPDGAGLLTQLAAEHTGGKQSLHAAEHDARREVAGTILAAEVRRIAATAARAWQTGPEPRFALTSVEDAVAELLCGFPVYRSYLPEGRDALDTAVSVARTHRPDLAEVLEAIRTTMLAEPGAELATRVQQTSGMVMAKGVEDTAFYRWNRFVALNEVGGDPARFGVSPREFHTALAVREASWPATMTTLSTHDAKRSEDVRARLAVLAEIPGEWADRFRRWSAAHPLPDRSLDLLAWQNLVGAWPISVERMAAYLGKASKEAKLVTSHVEAVAEVDEAVAAWPAAVMGDAALVAEIEEFVGRISGPGRVNSLGQKLLQIAAPGVPDVYQGTELFEYSLVDPDNRRPIDWDVRRDLLARLDGGWLPDVDAEGAAKLLVTIAALRLRRRRPGLFDGYRTVPAQGPAAGHAVAFSRSSSLVAVATRLPVGLAERGGWGDTVLPLPDAATDWHDVVSGTAVDGSAPALGTLLARYPVALLVRPE